One Nodosilinea sp. FACHB-141 DNA segment encodes these proteins:
- a CDS encoding PEP-CTERM sorting domain-containing protein (PEP-CTERM proteins occur, often in large numbers, in the proteomes of bacteria that also encode an exosortase, a predicted intramembrane cysteine proteinase. The presence of a PEP-CTERM domain at a protein's C-terminus predicts cleavage within the sorting domain, followed by covalent anchoring to some some component of the (usually Gram-negative) cell surface. Many PEP-CTERM proteins exhibit an unusual sequence composition that includes large numbers of potential glycosylation sites. Expression of one such protein has been shown restore the ability of a bacterium to form floc, a type of biofilm.), which translates to MKMFKTLGLALALVSLLGAIAPEASAKVKGNGNGNGNGNGNGNTATTTPPPAPTTTTTPPAPTTTAAPPVTTTSQPTSAFACSGGSVTSNPLAGGSSLSYSQCMTSSGNDVTSGISADLTAFLDSTLGDDWVFDGKYEGGRNSSGPNDYGFSWVQTGKGSGTWSLAETVTSPFVISLKAGNAYTAYYFDSSTSFNSGTWATFDQKDLSHASFFVAKGDLTPEEPNTTVPEPASTAALVLVGLSAAGLARKKQG; encoded by the coding sequence ATGAAAATGTTTAAAACCCTAGGACTTGCCCTAGCGCTAGTGAGCCTGCTAGGGGCAATTGCTCCCGAAGCATCAGCCAAAGTTAAAGGCAATGGCAATGGCAACGGTAACGGCAACGGTAACGGCAACACTGCCACTACAACTCCTCCTCCTGCGCCGACCACTACCACAACTCCCCCTGCACCGACCACAACCGCAGCCCCCCCTGTAACGACGACTAGCCAACCGACTTCTGCTTTTGCTTGTTCTGGCGGTTCGGTGACCAGCAACCCTCTGGCAGGAGGGTCTTCCCTCAGCTACAGCCAATGCATGACTTCATCCGGCAACGATGTCACCAGCGGCATCAGCGCTGACCTTACTGCCTTCCTCGACAGCACCTTAGGAGACGACTGGGTGTTCGATGGTAAATACGAAGGTGGTCGTAACTCCTCTGGCCCCAATGATTATGGCTTTAGCTGGGTACAAACCGGCAAAGGCAGCGGCACCTGGAGCCTAGCCGAGACCGTGACCAGTCCTTTTGTAATTAGTCTTAAGGCCGGTAACGCCTACACCGCTTACTACTTCGACAGCAGCACCAGCTTCAACAGCGGTACCTGGGCTACCTTTGACCAAAAAGACTTATCTCACGCATCGTTCTTCGTTGCCAAAGGTGACCTCACTCCCGAAGAACCGAACACGACCGTGCCGGAACCAGCCTCTACCGCGGCCCTAGTACTAGTGGGCCTAAGCGCCGCTGGACTAGCCCGCAAAAAGCAGGGTTAG
- a CDS encoding DNA double-strand break repair nuclease NurA yields the protein MPVSSSQIKALLDQKRDAFSAFSRAKFELMHAYNRAWIEFAALPHTRQLAQLDNLTGPVGARPLEAIAAEKGILPFFFTESGPVSDRWTNREQSAQWVQTVLEDITTFAVDGSQISPGKDISIPIALLQIGWFENPHSATRPYKKDVRVDLMTPSELGPNPAQPVERRVNIRRFQMEVARLVEYINACQDPERTLVFFDGALVVTFAEAFDQESQTAYVQSILSLLEASDRRRVPLVGYVDTSYARDLTTMLHHVYGLEATEGIHDAQLLARLMEWGDRSAVFQCDRGGVLDQYNDYGDQIAFTYLKTTRDGHPVRLEMPRWMWESGHITQYLNWVRGEVIIGGGYPYSIETADQTAVLQGQDKHIFLRVLQDWADREAINLRLSRKMVSKQRRR from the coding sequence ATGCCAGTGAGTTCCAGCCAAATTAAAGCCCTGCTCGACCAAAAGCGAGATGCCTTTAGCGCCTTCAGTCGGGCTAAGTTTGAGCTGATGCACGCCTACAATCGAGCGTGGATTGAGTTTGCCGCCCTGCCACACACCAGGCAGCTCGCTCAGTTAGACAACCTCACCGGGCCGGTGGGAGCTCGTCCCTTAGAGGCGATCGCCGCTGAAAAGGGCATCTTGCCGTTCTTCTTTACGGAATCTGGCCCGGTGAGCGATCGCTGGACGAACCGTGAACAGAGCGCCCAGTGGGTGCAGACCGTCCTAGAAGACATCACCACCTTCGCGGTGGATGGCTCTCAAATTTCCCCTGGCAAAGATATTTCTATCCCGATTGCGCTGCTGCAAATTGGCTGGTTTGAGAACCCCCACAGTGCCACCCGCCCCTATAAAAAGGACGTGCGGGTCGACCTCATGACCCCCTCCGAGCTGGGGCCAAACCCTGCCCAACCCGTAGAACGCCGCGTCAACATTCGTCGCTTTCAAATGGAAGTGGCACGGCTAGTGGAATACATTAATGCCTGCCAAGACCCAGAGCGCACCCTGGTATTTTTCGACGGGGCGCTGGTGGTCACCTTTGCCGAAGCCTTTGACCAGGAGAGCCAAACTGCCTACGTGCAGTCTATTCTTTCGCTGCTAGAAGCCAGCGATCGCCGCCGTGTCCCCTTGGTGGGCTATGTGGATACCTCCTACGCCCGCGACCTGACCACGATGCTGCACCACGTCTATGGGCTAGAGGCCACCGAGGGCATTCATGATGCCCAACTGCTAGCCCGGCTGATGGAGTGGGGCGATCGCAGCGCCGTGTTTCAGTGCGATCGCGGCGGCGTTTTGGATCAGTACAACGACTACGGCGATCAAATTGCCTTCACCTATCTCAAAACCACTCGCGACGGTCATCCCGTAAGGCTTGAAATGCCGCGGTGGATGTGGGAAAGCGGCCATATTACTCAATACCTCAACTGGGTGAGAGGCGAGGTGATTATCGGCGGCGGCTACCCCTACAGCATTGAAACCGCCGACCAAACCGCCGTACTTCAGGGCCAAGACAAGCATATTTTTCTGCGAGTGCTGCAAGACTGGGCCGATCGCGAAGCCATCAACCTGCGGCTCTCCCGCAAAATGGTCAGCAAACAGCGCCGCCGTTAG
- a CDS encoding ferrochelatase, with amino-acid sequence MVATPDVIQTSASHSHPTSSGDSRVAVLLMGYGEVESYEDFANYNEQALNLLTAKFAPVPTWVYPPLAKVLAAFDLHEWSHQHGNFISPHNAIFEAQRAGIEANLKERWGDRVKVFKAFNFCKPFLPDQVLEQVKAEGYDKLLIYPLLVVDSIFTSGIAIEQVNQALVKLSDGTEHWVQGTRYIPSFFDAPDYIDLLATMVEEKIKDHLAVAHLPSQTGIVLMNHGCPHEAKGFTSGIDESQKLYDKVRDRLIYKYPLISVGWLNHDTPLIKWTQPNADLAARNLIDLGATALVFMPIGFATENHETLLDVEHIIEGLRRKRPDVTYVQMPCVNDRPDFLAMAATWADKHIADLLEEDALAINPSLAVSQAAAVHSHHGHTHDHHLPGHDHGHSHDHGHHHH; translated from the coding sequence ATGGTTGCAACCCCTGATGTTATTCAGACATCCGCATCTCACTCCCACCCAACATCCTCTGGCGATAGCAGGGTAGCGGTGCTGCTGATGGGCTACGGCGAAGTCGAAAGCTACGAAGACTTTGCCAACTACAACGAGCAGGCGCTCAACCTCCTAACAGCAAAATTTGCCCCCGTACCAACCTGGGTCTACCCTCCCCTGGCCAAGGTGCTGGCCGCCTTCGACCTCCACGAGTGGAGCCACCAGCACGGCAACTTTATCTCTCCCCACAACGCTATTTTTGAGGCCCAGCGGGCCGGCATCGAGGCCAATTTGAAAGAGCGCTGGGGCGATCGCGTCAAGGTGTTCAAAGCCTTCAACTTCTGCAAGCCCTTCCTACCCGACCAGGTGCTGGAGCAGGTCAAAGCAGAGGGCTACGACAAGCTGCTGATTTATCCCCTGTTGGTGGTTGACTCCATCTTCACCAGCGGCATTGCGATCGAGCAGGTCAACCAGGCTCTAGTCAAACTGTCCGACGGCACCGAGCACTGGGTCCAGGGTACGCGCTACATTCCTTCTTTCTTTGACGCGCCTGACTACATCGACCTCCTGGCGACCATGGTCGAAGAAAAAATTAAGGACCACCTGGCCGTGGCCCACCTACCCTCCCAAACCGGCATTGTGCTGATGAATCACGGCTGCCCCCACGAGGCCAAGGGCTTTACCTCCGGCATTGACGAGAGCCAAAAGCTCTATGACAAAGTGCGCGATCGCCTGATCTACAAGTACCCATTGATCTCAGTAGGCTGGCTCAACCACGACACCCCGCTGATCAAGTGGACCCAGCCCAACGCTGACCTAGCGGCCCGTAACTTAATTGATCTGGGAGCCACCGCCCTGGTGTTTATGCCCATCGGCTTCGCCACCGAAAACCACGAAACCCTGCTGGATGTCGAGCACATTATCGAAGGGCTACGCCGCAAGCGCCCCGACGTTACCTATGTGCAAATGCCCTGCGTTAACGATCGCCCCGACTTCCTAGCTATGGCAGCCACCTGGGCCGACAAGCACATCGCCGATCTGCTGGAAGAAGACGCCCTAGCGATCAATCCTTCCCTAGCGGTTTCCCAGGCGGCGGCGGTGCACAGTCATCACGGTCATACCCACGACCACCATCTACCCGGACACGATCACGGTCACAGCCACGATCACGGTCATCATCACCACTAG